One Henckelia pumila chloroplast, complete genome DNA window includes the following coding sequences:
- the psaI gene encoding photosystem I subunit I, which yields MTTFTFPSVFVPLVGLVFPAIAMASLFLYVQKNKIV from the coding sequence ATGACAACTTTCACTTTTCCCTCTGTTTTTGTGCCTTTAGTGGGCCTAGTATTTCCGGCAATTGCAATGGCTTCTTTATTTCTTTATGTTCAAAAAAACAAGATTGTTTAG